Proteins from a genomic interval of Arachis hypogaea cultivar Tifrunner chromosome 10, arahy.Tifrunner.gnm2.J5K5, whole genome shotgun sequence:
- the LOC112717703 gene encoding uncharacterized protein, which yields MGLFNSSNVLGPSNPLPKSRCSVLVVFEELQTSWTRLVTGRFRINDAVLSFFKKKKKKENPTRDPFIRETEFFKPSLALTEAVSSSSTVLPPCRRRPCCRPPLLPPSPCPEPRLSFVASHLVPILPDFSVRGLEQLAIGSLLAARHPSLRRRWMNGQHLRARPSQEVTQFIGDRWKASDLFIVSAGPLLFMAGFLSLAWKLSRKSSMVMFGGSGKYATLYVAAVKANLVEKVESEILQFVETITEE from the exons aTGGGACTATTTAATAGTTCAAACGTTCTGGGACCATCTAATCCTTTGCCGAAAAGTCGTTGTTCAGTTTTAGTAGTTTTTGAAGAGCTACAG ACCAGTTGGACTAGACTGGTAACCGGCCGGTTCAGAATAAACGACGCGGTTTTgagtttctttaaaaaaaaaaaaaaaaaggaaaatccaACCCGTGACCCCTTCATTCGTGAAACTGAATTCTTCAAACCCTCTTTGGCTTTGACTGAAGCAGTGAGTTCCTCCTCAACCGTTCTGCCGCCGTGCCGCCGCCGTCCATGTTGTCGGCCTCCGCTTCTTCCTCCTTCCCCGTGTCCCGAACCCAGGCTCTCTTTTGTAGCTTCGCACCTCGTCCCCATCCTCCCTGACTTCTCTGTTCGAGGCTTGGAGCAGCTCGCCATTGGGTCGCTGCTCGCCGCTCGCCATCCATCTCTCCGTCGAAG GTGGATGAATGGTCAGCATTTAAGGGCACGACCATCACAGGAAGTGACCCAATTTATTGGAGATCGCTGGAAGGCATCTGACTTATTCATAGTATCAGCGGGCCCTTTGTTGTT TATGGCAGGTTTCCTATCATTGGCTTGGAAACTGTCAAGAAAATCAAGCATGGTTATGTTTGGTGGCTCTGGAAAATATGCCACATTATATGTTGCAGCAGTGAAAGCTAATTTAGTCGAAAAGGTTGAATCCGAGATTCTTCAGTTTGTTGAGACA ATAACTGAAGAATGA